The window ATGCGCTTGTTTAAACAATCTCAACCGGGCAATTGGCAATCGGTAATAAATCAGATGATACAAGGCTTGAAATAATAAAAAAATCATGATAAAAAAGGAACCTAAATGCAATTACCCATAACAACAGTTCTACTGTGTTTGCCTCTATTTTTTTCTCTTCACGCAAGCGATTTTCCAACCGATCCAAAACAGATAGAAATGCTTGGATTACAAGCGACTACTGCAGATAATCTTCCGCTGGCATTTGTCTATTATACAAAACTTTTAGAATGCAACCACTCCAACAGTAGCACCCTTTACAACTGTGCTTATCTTTTGGGCAAACTCAATAGAAACCAAGAAGCAATACCCTACTATCAAAAATCTCTCGCGCAGGGATCTTCAACTACCACCCTGTTTGGTTTAAGCAAAGCTCAACTGGCCTGCGGTAATTTTGATGAGGCATGGCCTAGTTTTGAGTGTCGATTCCCTGATCCAAAAATCTATCAACAAACTTTTGGTTATACAGCATTGGACATGCAAAATCTTGCAGGCAAACACATATTAATAAGAGCAGAATGGGGACTGGGCGACATGGTACAATTTATACGATACGTCCAATTACTAAAAAACGCAGGAGCCTACACTATTGTGCAAGTATTCGATGCACTTAGACCATTATTATCACGCTGCGATTTTATTGACCAAACAATAAGCGCGGGTGATGCTATACCAAACAATGATGTGCAAATTCCTCTCCTTAGTTTGCCCATGCTTTTCAAAACCAATATCAACACCATTCCCGCTTCAATACCCTATCTGACCGCAGATCCCAAACTAGTAGCATCGTGGCAACAGAAACTATCACACGACCATAATCTGAAAGTTGGCTTGTGCTGGCATGCAAAACCAATTTATCTAGAAGACAATCTCTACACACGTCGCTCCATACCGCTAGAAAACTTCCTATCGCTTGCATCATTGCAAGGATGCAGCTTTTATAGTTTACAAAAAGAATTTGGCACAGATGAATTAAAAATCGTCACCGACGTATTACCAATCCATGATTTTGATCCAGAATTTGATACAACTAACGGCAGATTTATGGATACTGCAGCAGTCATAAAAAATTTGGATATTATTATTTCAGCTGACACATCAATCGTACATGTTGCTGGTGCACTCGGTGCGACGGTATGGGTATTGCTCCCCTATTCAGCTGAATGGCGTTGGCTCCCAGGCCATCCTGACTATGCACAAGGCTCCACAACACCGTGGTATCCCAACACCATGCGGTTATTCAAACAAAAAACGCCGGGTGATTGGCATGCAGTCATAAAAGAAGTTAAAGAAGCATTACAAGAGCTACTCAATAAACAACAATAAAAGGAATCACTATGTTTGCACACAAACAACTCACCACTGTTGCACTCCGTTATGGACCCCTTGCACTTGCTCTGTGCATTGGTATTGTGATAAAAAACCCCTTAGATAAAATCTATCGTAAGACGTTTCCTCAAACACAACCCGATCAGATAGACCTCTTACTAAAACAGGGCATAGATCTCCAAGCAGCGGGTAAACTCAAAGAGGCTATCAGCACCTATAAGCAATTACTCACAACAAATCCCGCCATTACTCAAACGCTCGTTCGCCTGGGCAGTGCCGCATCAGAACTTAAAGATTACAACAGCGCCATTACGTATTATAAAAGTGCCATCACTATTGCACCCAACCATCTTGGTGCTTATGGTGCATTAAGCGCAAATTTACGGTATACAAAAGAATATGCGCAAGCGGCAAAATACGCCACAATGGGTGTTTCACTAGTATCTGATTATTACGATGGCTATTTCCAACTCAGCAAAGCACAAACAGAACTAGCAGAATTTGAACAAGCAATAAAAAATGCACAAAAAGCAATAACTCTACAACCGAACAATATTCATGCCTATCTCAACCTCGGGCATATCCATAACAGAAATGGCACACTCGACGATGCCGTTGCCATGTACAAAAAAGCATTAGAAATTACACCTGAATTTCCTAATGCATTGTACAACCTAGGTTACACACTCAGAATTCAGAAAAAAACTGACGAAGCGCTCACCTACTTACTCCGCGCAGCGGAACTCCAAGCAAATTATGTTGATGCACACGTTGCTATTGCACAAGCTTATTGGTCACAAAAAAAGTTTGATGTTGCATGGCAAGAATACGAGTGGCGCTGGAAACTCTTAGGCATTGACCCACATGCCATGAGTACACCACTGTGGGATGGCTGCGATCTAAAAGGTAAAACCATTGTACTCTACTGCGAACAAGGCCTGGGCGACACCTTACAATTTGTACGCTACACAAAATTAGTAAAAGAAAAAGGCGCTACGGTGGTGTGCAAAGTACAAAAGCCCCTGCTTACTTTACTGGCTCAATTTCCGCACATCGACAAGCTCATCAGCAGCATGGCAGAAACCAAAGGAATGCATATTGATTACCAAGCACCGCTCTTGAATCTGCCGGGCATTTTAAAGACACGTGAACATACGATTCCTGCCGACATCCCTTATCTCAAAGCAGATCCAAAGCTTATCAGTTTGTGGAAATCAAAATTGGCTCACGATACAAAATTCAAAATTGGCCTTTGTTGGCATGTTGACCCGCACCACGAAGTTGATAAATCACCATGGGAAAAACGCACCGTTACTATTGATCTCTTCACACAACTCTCGCGAATAGCTAACACCAGTTTTTATAGCTTGCAAAAAATTAATGGCGAAGATCAGCTCAAGAATCTGCCCGAAAGTTTTGTCGTAAAAACCTTTGACCAAAACTTTGATGAAAAACATGGCAGATTTATGGATACTGCTGCCGTGATTATGAATCTTGATTTGGTGATTACGGTTGACACTTCCGTTGCACACCTTGCTGCTGGCATGGGCAAAAAAGTGTGGATGCTGTTGCCGTACACTCCCGACCCACGTTGGTATAACGAAGGCCAGGCCACACCATGGTATCCCAACATGCGCTTATTCAGACAACCAAAACCGTACGATTGGCAATCAGTAGGCAATGAATTAAAAGTAGCATTGGCTGCTCTGGTAAAATAGCACCTACAATGTAATGAGACGCCCCACTCTACTGATCCAAAACCCAGTAGAGTGGCTGGCAAAAATAGTATCTCGTTGCAATCGCACTGACTCAAAAATAGCAAAGAGATACATGAGACGCCGCATGTACACAGCAGAAAACCACGTATCATTTATAGCAACGAGCAAGGGAAGATCCTCTTGCTCGTTGCGCATATGATCATTACCAATAAAAATATCAGAGCATAATCGCGGCACCGCGGTTAATGTAGGAGAGAGCTCGAGCCTATCTGATTGCTCACTCACACAATAGTCGTTGCACTCGTTTAAAAACAACGCACGACAACAACTAAACTTTTTAAAAATGGATGGTATGAATTCTGTGAAAGGACAGAGGTTTTTCTTATCGTACCACTGCACAATGCGTCCATGTTTTATAATAAAATAACTGGTAAAGTTTTGTACCCCTTCATCATTTTCTATAACACGCGCAGAACCGACAGCAATAGTAACGTCATGTTCCGCCCAACTATGCCCTATCCAGGTATGATAATTCAATGGCGCCAAAAAAGATGTTTCGGGCATTATGATGGTAGTGACAGAAGGTTTATTTGCTAATTTTTGGTAGATCGCTTCATTAACATAGGCAGCCTGATCTTCTAAAGTGTCACTGCGCGATGGCGGAGCAACATACCCCAGCGTGGAAACATACGATGTTCCGTCGTACAAAGACGATTGCCACAATCCCATAAAAAATGGCACAAGACACATAATTGCCAAGCCTGCATGCCACCATGATTTTTTTATATAAGCAAGCACTATACTCATCTGCATAACACACAGTGCAAACAATAACCCATACTCACCAATAATTGGCAAGGCTTGTAACAACATCGAATATTCCGCAAGTACTAATAATGGCGAGCCTGCGCAATAACCCATGTAACTTCCCAGCGGCCATAATATGCCATGCCGCACCCAATAAAAATAAGCCATGGTAGTTATTAACCAACACAGCGCCATCCAGTTAATTGATTGTGCACGCACCCTTGCCAAACGTTGTGCACCCCAAAACCACAACCCGGCATGCAACGCGCAATAGATAACAAAAAAAATACCCAAGAATATTCTGAATGGCCCGTGTCCTTTTTCTAGAATCAATCTCACAATGCCATAGCAATGCGTACCAAAAAACAACAGCCCCCACCACAAACCATAGGTAAAACCAACTATCTTTGGTTTTTTTAGGATGCTATAAAATAGTGGCACTAGAAATATAAATACGAGCCAAAATAAATGCTTTGACCAAAAAAAGGCGCTACTTAACGCCAATGCTGAAAGGCTTATGCTTATTAAAATAGCACCACTTTTCATCCAGTACTCCCCAAGATTTAATCTGTCATTATGAACCAAAACTATATCTAAAAACCAAACTTTGACTCTTATTTTTTTTTTTTGTATTAATTGATGACACGTTGTACATGAGCATAAAAAGGAATGTGAAACGTTATATTAAAAAAAGGATATTAATGAAGCTAAAAAACTACGGGAGCATTGCGCTCTTAATTCTCACTCTCATTATTTCAACTTCCGCAATCGCAGAAAGCTTTGAAACCTATTTCAATCTGGGCGTTGAATGCTTTAGACAGCAACAGAACGAACAAGCACTTACCCATTTCCAAAAAGCCATAGAATTTGAACCGGACCATGCACCCACCTATTTTAATGCCGGGCTCATATGCATGGAACAAAAAAACTACAGCCAAGCATGCAATTATTTT is drawn from Candidatus Dependentiae bacterium and contains these coding sequences:
- a CDS encoding tetratricopeptide repeat protein; amino-acid sequence: MFAHKQLTTVALRYGPLALALCIGIVIKNPLDKIYRKTFPQTQPDQIDLLLKQGIDLQAAGKLKEAISTYKQLLTTNPAITQTLVRLGSAASELKDYNSAITYYKSAITIAPNHLGAYGALSANLRYTKEYAQAAKYATMGVSLVSDYYDGYFQLSKAQTELAEFEQAIKNAQKAITLQPNNIHAYLNLGHIHNRNGTLDDAVAMYKKALEITPEFPNALYNLGYTLRIQKKTDEALTYLLRAAELQANYVDAHVAIAQAYWSQKKFDVAWQEYEWRWKLLGIDPHAMSTPLWDGCDLKGKTIVLYCEQGLGDTLQFVRYTKLVKEKGATVVCKVQKPLLTLLAQFPHIDKLISSMAETKGMHIDYQAPLLNLPGILKTREHTIPADIPYLKADPKLISLWKSKLAHDTKFKIGLCWHVDPHHEVDKSPWEKRTVTIDLFTQLSRIANTSFYSLQKINGEDQLKNLPESFVVKTFDQNFDEKHGRFMDTAAVIMNLDLVITVDTSVAHLAAGMGKKVWMLLPYTPDPRWYNEGQATPWYPNMRLFRQPKPYDWQSVGNELKVALAALVK